A stretch of Miscanthus floridulus cultivar M001 chromosome 13, ASM1932011v1, whole genome shotgun sequence DNA encodes these proteins:
- the LOC136499450 gene encoding non-specific lipid-transfer protein A-like produces the protein MMNKGGAAPTVASARPDPDVSCADVDENLRPCVGYVTGKEAAPAAECCAGVKRIRAMPSGTADRRQGCECVKQVAAKYQPLNADAICDLPAQCGAPLPFPLTLNFDCTTIP, from the exons ATGATGAACAAGGGCGGCGCCGCACCTACGGTGGCGTCGGCGAGGCCGGATCCGGACGTGAGCTGCGCGGACGTGGACGAGAACCTGCGGCCCTGCGTCGGGTACGTGACGGGCAAGGAGGCGGCCCCGGCCGCCGAGTGCTGCGCCGGCGTGAAGCGGATCAGGGCCATGCCGTCCGGCACGGCGGACCGGCGCCAGGGGTGCGAGTGCGTCAAGCAGGTGGCGGCCAAGTACCAGCCGCTCAACGCCGACGCCATCTGCGACCTCCCGGCGCAGTGCGGCGCGCCGCTGCCGTTCCCGCTCACCCTCAACTTCGACTGCACCAC AATTCCATGA